The following are from one region of the Streptomyces sp. NBC_01264 genome:
- a CDS encoding nuclease-related domain-containing protein: MPTKRSKRRAGAGASAQAMADTIRAAERRKQHLTAAWAIPLTVIPASAAGYLATIYLDWYGGAVVLAVLLTIALRRIYRSKGSSWATGAAGERRTGRILIPLVLFGLGRWAVLHDRQIPRSSANLDHLIIGRCGPAYVDTKTWRSKTSKVRVDARGQLWYGRYSQQRAVETVIWEAQRAAEALGHPVRPIIAVHHAAIPPGGLVSGGVTIVQATELRRHLRSLPKEPGWNRVRIRQAAHLANQRLRPAV; encoded by the coding sequence ATGCCCACCAAGCGATCGAAACGCCGTGCCGGTGCGGGCGCGAGCGCCCAGGCCATGGCCGACACGATCCGCGCGGCCGAACGCCGCAAGCAACACCTCACCGCAGCCTGGGCCATCCCGCTGACCGTGATCCCGGCTTCCGCGGCCGGATACCTGGCGACGATCTACCTGGACTGGTACGGCGGCGCCGTCGTCCTCGCCGTCCTGCTCACCATCGCTCTGCGCCGCATCTACCGCAGCAAGGGCAGCTCCTGGGCCACCGGCGCGGCCGGCGAGCGGCGCACCGGACGCATCCTCATCCCGCTCGTCCTGTTCGGGCTCGGCCGGTGGGCGGTCCTCCACGACCGACAGATCCCAAGATCATCAGCGAACCTCGATCACCTGATCATCGGACGGTGCGGGCCCGCCTACGTGGATACCAAGACCTGGCGATCCAAGACCTCCAAGGTGCGCGTCGACGCTCGGGGGCAGCTCTGGTACGGCCGCTACTCCCAGCAGCGCGCCGTGGAGACCGTGATCTGGGAAGCCCAGCGAGCAGCCGAGGCGCTCGGCCACCCCGTCCGGCCCATCATCGCCGTTCACCACGCCGCCATACCGCCCGGAGGACTCGTCAGCGGCGGCGTCACCATCGTCCAGGCCACCGAACTGCGACGGCACCTGCGCTCGCTCCCGAAGGAGCCCGGCTGGAACCGGGTCCGGATCCGCCAAGCAGCGCACCTCGCAAACCAACGGCTGCGCCCAGCGGTCTGA
- a CDS encoding HU family DNA-binding protein yields the protein MNRSELVAALADRAEVTRKDADAVLSALAETIGEVVAKGDEKVTIPGFLAFQRTPRAARTARNPKTGATIEVAAGYGVKVSAGSKLKEAAKGN from the coding sequence ATGAACCGCAGCGAGCTGGTGGCCGCGCTGGCCGACCGCGCCGAAGTGACCCGGAAGGACGCGGACGCCGTACTTTCCGCCCTGGCCGAGACGATCGGCGAGGTCGTCGCCAAGGGGGATGAGAAGGTGACCATCCCGGGCTTCCTCGCGTTCCAGCGCACCCCCCGCGCCGCGCGCACCGCACGTAATCCGAAGACCGGTGCCACGATCGAGGTCGCGGCGGGCTACGGCGTGAAGGTGTCCGCCGGCAGCAAGCTCAAGGAAGCCGCCAAGGGCAACTGA
- a CDS encoding ATP-grasp domain-containing protein: protein MTIAIVDGYSTGAALARRLQKQGAQCVHLQSRPEVNAFLGQSFEAGAYSIDLGYIADLRTVTDRLTELGVTRVTAGSESGVTLAETLAHRLGLPTNSATQRGARRDKHLMAQAVASAGLATPLATLAHTPDSAATWFETSKVREAVVKPIASAGTDNVRFCRNPHEVKAAAAAILGARTVFGEANHAVLVQERLHGTEFYINTVSHEGHHRVAEMWRYTKQLGEKSIPVYDYEEPVATTTEEGRTLRQFTVAVLDALGIRSSPAHTEVMLTDSGPVLIESGARLGGATDPDVVERYCGISQTGLAAQALIDPQALVDFDDTQTTWTGTVRNVEFVNHRSGRADGTAPARVNDLPSAVSVHFAVAPGELLPPTGDLLSSPGYAYLAASDRCVVERDYELLRIWEREGLHTV, encoded by the coding sequence ATGACAATCGCGATCGTCGACGGTTACTCGACCGGCGCCGCCCTGGCCCGGCGCCTCCAGAAGCAGGGCGCGCAATGCGTCCACCTTCAGAGCCGTCCCGAGGTCAACGCCTTCCTGGGCCAGTCCTTCGAGGCCGGCGCGTACAGCATCGACCTCGGATACATAGCCGACCTGCGCACCGTCACGGACCGGCTCACCGAGCTCGGCGTCACCCGGGTTACGGCCGGCTCGGAATCCGGCGTCACCCTGGCCGAGACCCTCGCCCACCGCCTCGGCCTTCCCACCAACTCCGCCACTCAGCGCGGCGCCCGCCGCGACAAACACCTGATGGCCCAGGCCGTGGCCTCCGCTGGCCTCGCCACCCCGCTGGCCACCCTGGCGCACACCCCTGACAGCGCCGCTACCTGGTTCGAGACGTCCAAGGTGCGGGAGGCGGTGGTCAAACCCATCGCCTCGGCCGGCACCGACAACGTCCGGTTCTGCCGCAACCCCCACGAAGTGAAGGCCGCCGCTGCCGCCATCCTGGGCGCCCGGACCGTCTTCGGGGAGGCCAACCACGCCGTCTTGGTCCAAGAGCGGCTGCACGGCACCGAGTTCTACATCAACACCGTCTCCCACGAAGGCCACCACCGCGTCGCAGAGATGTGGCGCTACACCAAGCAGCTCGGCGAGAAGTCCATCCCGGTGTACGACTACGAGGAGCCAGTCGCGACCACCACCGAGGAAGGCCGCACCCTGCGGCAATTCACGGTCGCTGTTCTCGACGCGCTCGGCATCCGATCGTCTCCCGCTCACACCGAGGTCATGCTCACGGACAGCGGGCCCGTGCTCATCGAATCGGGAGCACGACTCGGCGGAGCCACCGACCCGGACGTCGTCGAGCGGTACTGCGGCATCTCCCAGACCGGCCTCGCCGCTCAAGCCCTGATCGACCCGCAGGCCCTGGTGGACTTCGACGACACCCAGACCACGTGGACCGGCACCGTACGCAACGTCGAGTTCGTCAACCACCGAAGCGGCCGTGCCGACGGCACTGCCCCAGCCCGGGTAAACGACCTCCCCAGCGCCGTATCGGTCCACTTCGCCGTCGCCCCCGGCGAACTCCTTCCACCCACCGGCGACCTGCTCAGCTCACCGGGATACGCCTACCTCGCGGCCAGCGACCGGTGCGTGGTCGAGCGCGACTACGAGCTGCTGCGCATCTGGGAACGCGAAGGGCTCCACACGGTCTGA